In Catharus ustulatus isolate bCatUst1 chromosome 29, bCatUst1.pri.v2, whole genome shotgun sequence, the following are encoded in one genomic region:
- the LOC117008281 gene encoding granzyme M-like, producing the protein MGARGCLGPLLLLLLPSLPWAEHLDGASGVASAGSDSLPGPVPGAGGDEPLLQPSIIGGHDAKSHSRPYMVSLQFWKSRSRSWNHSCGAALVHRRWALTAAHCIDDRQWRKGLLVAGLHNWRDRGSGTQRFSIQAACPHPGYDRKTMENDLLLLQLNATVTPSRTRRLIPLARKEPAAGARCSLAGWGSRGDGELSPTLQEMEVTVMDVRMCNNSRFWKGGIGPAMICFQGLQCGSAPAKGDSGSPLVCGKRPAVAGVMSFSSKNPTDPFKPPVATSTVKCKKWIQKTLRKGCGSAQPKHTA; encoded by the exons ATGGGAGCGAGAGGCTGCCTGgggccgctgctgctgctgctgctgccgtcCCTCCCTTGGGCTGAGCACCTGGACGGTGCGTCCGGCGTGGCCAGCGCGGGCTCGGACTCACTGCCCGGGCCGGTGCCAGGTGCTGGTGGGGACGAGCCCTTGCTCCAGCCGTCGATCATCGGAGGACACGATGCCAAATCCCACTCCCGGCCCTACATGGTGTCCCTCCAGTTCTGGAAGTCTCGCTCTCGCTCCTGGAATCACTcctgcggggcagcgctggtGCACCGGCGCTGGGCGCTGACGGCCGCGCACTGCATAGATGACAG GCAGTGGCGCAAAGGGTTGCTGGTGGCGGGACTGCACAACTGGCGGGATCGCGGTTCGGGCACGCAGAGATTCTCCATCCAAGCTGCCTGTCCCCACCCGGGCTACGATCGAAAGACGATGGAGAACgacctgctcctgctgcag CTGAACGCGACGGTGACACCGAGCAGGACACGGCGGCTGATCCCGCTGGCGAGGAAGGAGCCGGCTGCGGGGGCGCGGTGCAGCCTGGCGGGCTGGGGGTCCCGCGGGGACGGGGAGCTGTCACCCACCCTGCAGGAGATGGAGGTGACGGTGATGGACGTGCGGATGTGCAACAACAGCCGCTTCTGGAAGGGCGGAATCGGCCCGGCCATGATCTGcttccaggggctgcagtgcGGCTCCGCGCCCGCCAAG GGTGACTCGGGGAGCCCCTTGGTGTGCGGGAAGCGGCCGGCGGTGGCAGGAGTGATGTCCTTTAGTAGCAAGAACCCCACTGACCCTTTCAAGCCGCCCGTGGCCACCTCGACCGTGAAGTGCAAGAAATGGATCCAGAAAACGCTGCGGAAGGGCTGTGGGTCCGCCCAGCCCAAACACACGGCATAG